Below is a window of Dictyostelium discoideum AX4 chromosome 1 chromosome, whole genome shotgun sequence DNA.
aaaaattaaataataaataaataataaataaataatatttaaaataaaataaaaatataaatataggctaataattaataaataaataaataaataaataataaataaataataaataaataataaataataaataaataattaaataaatataataatataatataatattaaatacagaaaaaaaaaaaaaaaaaaaaaaaaatatataaaaatgaaatcttTTACAtacatttcatttttaatttgtatattattcatttttataaatattggACATGGTCAAATTTGGGAAGGTCCAAATCAAGAGTTGGGTACATATTTTAGTTATGATAAAATGCAAGATCTTAATTATGATGTAACAAATTGGACTGTAAAAACAACAGATCACGATAGAACATATAATaggtaaatattaaataacaattttaatttaacaataacaatttaaaaaataatatattaatttctttattttttattttttatttatagatatgattattcatttttaagaCTTCACCTTCGTaatacaaaatttttttttcatggTTATATAGATGTTCATCCAAGAGTCGATGAGTTTACAACAGTTAAATTcttaaaaagtaaatattatttctattttctatatatttattttatataagttaatattaattaaaatttttttatttttttatttatttatttttagctGGTTTTATTTATGATAAGATTAATCCAGATTATAATGGTACAGTTATGGATAGAGATAATATGTATACTCTTTCAGGTGAACTTATTGGTCTTAAAAATGTAACAACCTATACACATCAATGGGTAAATGTTAGTAGACCATGTTGGGTAAATGGTACAAGAGCAATCAATTCACAATGTAATGGTACAACAATCGATATGAAGCCAATGAGAAATTGGTATGTTAAAGAATTACAACGTTTTAAAACTGTAAAACAAGAACCAATTCAATTACCAGAAAAGAAACTTACTGACAAAAACTCTGAAACTTTTGTATCAACTTTTGTAATCGTTATACAATTGGATGATGGTAAAATTGTTGATGCCACGTGGGATGGTGATAGGTTGCCCGAAGTCTGTAAAAAATGTGATGCTTGTATTGATAATCAGTGTGGTGTTTATTGGGAAGATATGCCATGTGACCAATATAATGgttgtattttaaaaattattgttgCATGGGCTGGTAGAGATGCTTCTGGTACTAATTGTCGTTCAATTAATAgagtaattattaaaattttattaaaaaaaaaaaaaaaaaaaaaaacaaaaactaatttataaatttataaattttatttcaatagATTCCATCAAATTTCCAAAGATACTCAGCAACTCCATACAAAAACATTGGTCGTAACTTTTTCGACGATTTTATGTACCGTGCTACCTATGGCAAAGATCCAAATATTGCTTAAACCtatcttttaattattataataaaaaatatttatatttattcaaaattaatttcaacaattactttaaattttaattattattttgcaaattaaattaaatgatacaatacattacaaattaattttattaggttttataaatttaatattcttgaatttaaaattatatatataaactaCTAtcataaaaagaaaattcaaaaatggCTCCATAGCATAGTGGTATTGCGCTTCCCTAGTAAGGAAGAGGTCATGAGTTCGATCCTCATTGGAGCCTTTTAAAATTCGATCAGGAATAGACCAAAGGATCGATTCTCATGCATGGATTCTCATGCATGGATTCTCATGCATGGATTCTCATGCATGGATTCTCATGCATGGATTATCATGCATGGATTCTCATGCATGGATTCTCATGCATGGATTCTCATGCATGGATTATCATGCATGGATTCTCATGCATGGATTCTCATGCATGGATTCTCATGCATGGATTCTCATGCATGGATTCTCATGTgcgattatttttatcaattcaCATCTAGAAAAACCTAAatgaaactaaaaaaaatgtttgatGAACAGTAAAAagacattttctttttaatttttttttaatatttacaattgttttttattttcttattatttttttttttttttttttttttatttaaaatttaattattaaataatttcacTGATACTTTCaaagaaagaaatatttGGGAAGGTAATATTATGAGCCATTAGACATGATTGGTCAattataaaagaattaatatcaGTGCCTTCttgttcaattaattttgttgGTCGGGGGCTTGATAAAATGGCACCATCATCGAATCTTACACCAATGTATAAATcaattgttgaaatttttattttgcaagattcatttttatttaaataaaatgtttcTGATGTTCCATTTGTTAATAGAATAATTTCATGTTCAGTTTTATTTACCAATTCAAACTGTTTTTTTGgtgatgatattaatttcatagattttgaaaatcttaaaattggtttattcttataattattattattattatttttaaaattaaaaaagaaattagttaatatttttttatattaaataaatatttatatatgattaaaattatacAATACAATTATAAATGGATGATGTAATAAAGTTTGTGCATCTAATCTATCAGATAAATTAGTTGCTAAACAACTATGTAAGAAATCAAATTGTTCAGTTGGTAAATCATCaggaatattatttaaagatttatctatcatttttaataaaataaaaccaaaactCCAAATATCGGATTTATgagtaaaattatttgattttaaaacttcAGGTGATTGATAatcttgatttaaaaaattagtttttgtaacaccaaaatcaattattttaattgtaagAGTTTCTGGAAAAATAATGACATTTGAACAATTTAAATCTCTATGTACAATTTGATGATTATCCATAAAACGTAAAgctaataaaatttgttcaCAAATTTCTCTAATAACTTCTTGTgagaaaaaattattattatcaaatttatcaattgaaattccaccattaattgattcctgataaattataacatttttttcactttttttttcatcaatatcatagtgttttataattgatggatgatttaatttttttaatttataaatttcattttcattctaattttgttaaataaaaaaataaaaaaaaaaaaaaaaaaaaaaaaaaattaattatttggaatgaaaaacaatttattttaaattccattgtgtaaataaaaaaaaacttacattataatttaatttattaatttttctaaTATCACATTCGatatccatttttttattattatctattatttattatttattgattgttCTCTTTGTTACtactataatttttattttataatagttttttttttttttttttttttgtaaataataatttttaaatattgaaaagacacaaaattattatataataaaattgaatatcaattatttttttttttttttttttttaaaaaaaaataattaaataataaaaaaaataataataatttatataaaaaaataataatttaaataatttttttttttttttttttaattatcaaaagataaatttttaattgaggaTCCTGTATATCGTATAGATTATATACAACACCACACAGTTAAcacatataaaaataaacacatATTAATAACCAATACATAGTCTCAAcacacacttttttttttttgcttgtGTGGTTCctataattttttctttcaaaaacaaaaaaaaaacaaaacaaaatcaaattggGGGTCACatgaattgaaattatttatttataattaaaatattttttattactaattgttttttttttttttttgaattattttttttgaataccAAGacatcaaaaattttatatcactatttttacaattattattattttttttttatttattaattattatttttttttttttattttttttttttttttttgtgggtGTGTTATTTGTGTATTGTATAAAATTTTACTGAATTATTTTTGTGTTTGATTTTAGTTCAACGAATAtgaaaatgtttaaaaataaatcgtATATGGGAACATGATGATGTTATATTTTTACATTatgataattaaataatcaaaaaaaaaaaaaaaaacaaatataaaaataaaaaaacacttCTTTCCAATTTAGGAATATATCTTGATCCAATAAATGtaacaatattatttaaataaattatttgattaatatgtataattataataatattaaaaaaataaatgtccaattttttttttttattttatcattgtttaaaaaaattaatgattcttAAATAATAGAGTTTTcctcaataattaattataaaaaaaaaaaaaaaaattcttaatattatttgaatgtgaatgatataaaatatattaaaaaaaaatatatatatatttaattataaccaacaaattttttttttttttgaactacaaagaattcttttaatatatagtttattattttcttctttattttcttacTCTTCACTAAAACTTAAaaattcatcttcttcacTTAAACTATAATCATTATCTTCTAAAACAGTATTATCTTCACcctctttatttattttcttgatTCTATTACATTCACTCTCactataataattttctttgtCTTCATGCTCACCCTTGtcaccatcatcttcatcatcatcttcatcatcatcatcatcatcatcatcatcatcatcatcatcatcttcatcctcGTCTTCGTCTTCGtcctcatcttcatcatcatattcATCTTCAGAATCTGAATGAGGTTGAATTAATCCATTTGGATTTAAATAGTCATAttcttgaatttgttgttctAAAACACTGATACCTTTGGAATCAATTGAGACCATTGAGTTTATTGAATGAACATATTGACAAAATGGACCCCAAgttctatctttttttaagaGTTTAGAATTaccaattacaaataatccaaatttaGCTCTTGTGAGTGCGACATTAATACGTCTACGATCAGAAAGGAAACCAATTCTTTCGCTTCTTACACACGATAAAATTATGATATCTTTTTCTGAACCTTGAAAACCATCAATTGTTGatgtttcaatatttaatggaTAATTAAACTGTTTATGTTGTTCTTTGATTTCACTCTTTTGTAATTTATATGGCGTAATAATACCAAATGAGAACTTTTTACATTCTGGATAATCTTGAACTAACTTTTTAATCAATGTGAATACCATTGTGATTTCtaatttattctttaatGATCTTTTACCACTTTCTTCTTTTGAATCAATAACATCATAGAATCTAATTGGACCATATTTGATATCTGAATGGAAATTATGTTGATTGTATACTAATGACTTTACATTATCACCATCTAATAATCTGTCTCTATAGAATTGATTTGATGGGAATCTTGAAATTGTTGGATGCATACGATATTGAACATGTAACATTTCAACTGGTAATACTTTTGATAATCTTTCGAATAATGATATATTTAAACCATTTTCTGCACTTTCTGTAGAGAAGATAGTTGGTGGTAATTGTAATGGATCACCAACGAGAATTAACTTTTCAATATTACCAATACATAATGGAATTATTGATGATGGTTCAGTTGATTGAGTTGATTCATCTACTAATATAATATCTGCTCTAAAGTTGTTCTTAACAGTTTCAGAACCACTTCCAGATAGAGTTGAGAAAACAATGGATGCTCTATAGATACTATCAGATTTCTCACGTTGagttttattgaaaattgaaATACTATGACAATCTGGTGATATATTTTCCTTTTTACCAATACGTACCATATTTGGTAAATAAGGTTTACCATCTAAAcctattaatttcttttttgaacATCTCTTTGCAATTTCATCTACTGATGCATGTGATGGACCACATACTAATATCTTGAATTCTGGATTAATTgctaataaaattgaaagtaaataataaattgttgTAGTTTTACCAGTACCTGGTGGACCTTGAATTAATGTAATACCTtttgttgataatgatgtttcaattgaattaaattgtGATGTATTCAATTCTTGAATACACATGGATCTCAACAATGATGGAATAGCCATTCTCTTTGAGGATAGTATATCGTGGTCTTTTCTTGATGGTTGTAAAATTTGATCAAATAGTATTCCAGAATTTCTAAAATCTTTTATTGCATTCAACTCTCTAATGAATGTAATGCAATTTGAAACTTTTATAAAGTATAACTTTTCTTTTATAGTATTGGAATCTTTCAAATAGTTTTTATGATtgaatgaaattgaatcaaaCATTTCTATTATAGGATCCATTGAATCTGATGAATGAAATTTACATTTTACAATTTGTGTATTCTCTTCTAAATCAACATTTGAACAATTGAGTACTAAACCCATTGCAAACATTGGTTCATTGGTATTATCAAATactttaaaaagtaaaacatcattataaaataattcttGGGACCCATCATTTACATCAATTTCAAACTTCATAATTGAATAGTCGGATATCTCTTTAAATGAGTGAATTGTTGGTCCATCAATCATCTTAATTTTATCTAAACCTATTAATGTACCATCTTTTTCTGATATTGAAACAccttcaatttcatcaaattcacCTGCAAGTTGTTTCCTATATTCCTCCACTATCAAAGGTTTCATTAAATCCATATATTCTTCATGATTTGAGTAACTTGATTTCAAATTTCTAATACTATTCACCTGTATTAATGGAATTCTTTCTGGActaatctttaaaaatattgataatatttcgTAAGGactctttaaaaaaacactAACTAATTCACGAATtaatacaatttttaaaaaattttcattattattataattgtttttattattattattattaaatttattatttgatttggttgttgttgttgtagtagttgttggtgttgttgttggtgttggagttggtgttgatgatgagTTTATTA
It encodes the following:
- a CDS encoding ULK-related protein kinase, whose translation is MDIECDIRKINKLNYNNENEIYKLKKLNHPSIIKHYDIDEKKSEKNVIIYQESINGGISIDKFDNNNFFSQEVIREICEQILLALRFMDNHQIVHRDLNCSNVIIFPETLTIKIIDFGVTKTNFLNQDYQSPEVLKSNNFTHKSDIWSFGFILLKMIDKSLNNIPDDLPTEQFDFLHSCLATNLSDRLDAQTLLHHPFIINKPILRFSKSMKLISSPKKQFELVNKTEHEIILLTNGTSETFYLNKNESCKIKISTIDLYIGVRFDDGAILSSPRPTKLIEQEGTDINSFIIDQSCLMAHNITFPNISFFESISEII